From the genome of Gemmatimonas phototrophica, one region includes:
- a CDS encoding AAC(3)-I family aminoglycoside N-acetyltransferase, translated as MAAEITTRVLDRHDLHALRALLTVFGEAFEDMETYTAQQPSDAYLQELLASPTFMAVAAFARAEVVGGLAGYVLPKFEQARSEFYIYDLAVRDAYRRQGVATACIETLKCAAAERGVVVIFVQADYGDDPAVALYTKLGTREDVMHFDITPASAD; from the coding sequence ATGGCTGCTGAAATAACCACCCGCGTGCTGGACCGCCATGACCTCCACGCGTTGCGCGCGCTTCTGACGGTCTTTGGCGAGGCCTTTGAGGACATGGAGACGTACACGGCGCAGCAGCCCAGCGATGCGTACCTGCAGGAGCTGCTGGCGAGCCCCACGTTTATGGCCGTGGCCGCGTTCGCGCGGGCCGAGGTGGTTGGCGGACTCGCCGGCTATGTGCTCCCCAAGTTCGAGCAGGCGCGGAGCGAGTTCTACATCTACGACTTGGCGGTGCGCGACGCATATCGGCGGCAGGGGGTGGCGACGGCGTGTATTGAGACGCTCAAGTGCGCCGCTGCCGAGCGTGGGGTCGTTGTGATCTTTGTGCAGGCCGACTACGGCGATGATCCGGCGGTGGCACTCTACACCAAACTCGGTACGCGAGAGGATGTGATGCACTTTGATATCACGCCTGCCAGTGCAGACTGA
- a CDS encoding DUF4440 domain-containing protein, whose amino-acid sequence MHRFPFVREVARLAAGIGVAFTVFANPARAQSTPRSAPPSGPTVTLPPALDKVLRDYEAAWRKGDAAALAALFADDGFVLQTGRAPIRGRAAITAAYTGQGGSPLVLHALAGSVADTVGYIIGTYDYGSAGPAQGKFTLTLRRRAGGPWFIFSDMDNSTRRPE is encoded by the coding sequence ATGCATCGCTTCCCGTTTGTTCGCGAGGTTGCCCGCCTGGCCGCCGGCATTGGAGTGGCATTCACGGTATTTGCCAACCCAGCGCGTGCGCAAAGCACGCCACGCTCGGCCCCACCGAGTGGTCCCACGGTCACCTTGCCACCGGCGCTCGATAAGGTGCTGCGCGACTACGAGGCGGCGTGGCGCAAAGGCGATGCGGCGGCGTTGGCGGCGCTTTTTGCCGACGATGGGTTTGTCCTGCAGACCGGGCGCGCGCCCATTCGGGGGCGGGCGGCGATCACGGCAGCGTACACCGGGCAAGGCGGGTCGCCGCTGGTGCTGCATGCGCTGGCCGGGTCGGTGGCCGATACCGTGGGGTACATCATTGGCACGTACGACTACGGTTCGGCGGGGCCAGCGCAAGGCAAATTCACGCTCACGTTGCGGCGGCGGGCTGGTGGCCCGTGGTTCATCTTTTCCGATATGGACAACAGCACGCGTCGGCCTGAGTAG